The Rhinopithecus roxellana isolate Shanxi Qingling chromosome 13, ASM756505v1, whole genome shotgun sequence genome contains a region encoding:
- the LOC104662359 gene encoding 60S ribosomal protein L29 produces MAKSKNHTTHNQSRKWHRNGIKKPRSQRYESLKGVDPKFLRNMRFAKKHNKKGLKKMQANNAKAMSARAEAVKALVKPKEVKPKIPKGVSRKLDRLAYIAHPKLGKRARARIAKGLRLCRPKAKAKDQTKAPAAAPVSIPAQAPKGAQATTKATE; encoded by the coding sequence ATGGCCAAGTCCAAgaaccacaccacacacaaccagtCCCGAAAATGGCACAGAAATGGTATCAAGAAACCCCGATCACAAAGATACGAATCTCTTAAGGGGGTGGACCCCAAGTTCCTGAGGAACATGCGCTTTGCCAAGAAGCACAACAAGAAGGGCCTAAAGAAGATGCAGGCCAACAACGCCAAGGCCATGAGTGCACGTGCCGAGGCTGTCAAGGCCCTCGTAAAGCCCAAGGAGGTTAAGCCCAAGATCCCAAAGGGTGTCAGCCGCAAGCTTGATCGACTTGCCTACATTGCCCACCCCAAGCTTGGGAAGCGCGCTCGTGCTCGCATTGCCAAGGGGCTCCGGCTGTGCCGGCCAAAGGCCAAGGCCAAGGATCAAACCAAGGCTCCGGCTGCAGCTCCAGTTTCAATTccagctcaggctcccaaaggTGCCCAGGCCACTACAAAGGCTACAGAGTAG